In Nitrobacteraceae bacterium AZCC 1564, the following proteins share a genomic window:
- a CDS encoding AcrR family transcriptional regulator (product_source=COG1309; cath_funfam=1.10.10.60; cog=COG1309; pfam=PF00440,PF14514; superfamily=46689,48498), translating to MSPSPTPKASRRQLPAKRMPEKDAVPMNATAAKLLVAAGDLMIERNSTDISLSDIAEKSGVNSALVKYHFGNKDGLLLALLARDAGAEMANLAFVLDQPISPTEKLRRHIAGIINAYYRFPYLNRLIHLLLHQGSEETAREVNRFFVTPLFEFQRRLLAEGIAAGEFRKVDPALFYTSLVGACDHLFYGRQMSSRFGANGITDAVRRQYIAHMTNLILGGMLTDKADMPDNISDGRLARA from the coding sequence ATGTCGCCCAGCCCAACTCCGAAAGCGTCGCGACGACAGTTGCCGGCAAAGCGAATGCCGGAAAAGGACGCTGTACCGATGAATGCGACGGCCGCCAAATTGCTGGTGGCTGCGGGCGACTTGATGATCGAGCGCAATTCAACAGACATCTCGTTGAGCGACATCGCGGAAAAATCGGGCGTCAATTCTGCGCTGGTGAAATATCACTTCGGCAACAAAGACGGCCTGCTGCTTGCCCTGTTGGCGCGCGATGCCGGTGCCGAAATGGCCAACCTCGCGTTTGTGCTCGATCAACCGATTTCGCCAACCGAGAAATTGAGGCGGCACATCGCCGGCATCATCAATGCCTATTACCGCTTTCCATATCTGAACCGGCTGATCCACCTGTTGTTGCATCAGGGCAGTGAGGAGACGGCAAGAGAAGTTAATCGCTTCTTTGTTACGCCGCTGTTCGAGTTTCAGCGCAGGCTTTTGGCGGAAGGCATTGCTGCGGGAGAATTCCGCAAGGTTGACCCGGCACTGTTCTACACGAGCCTCGTTGGCGCCTGCGACCATCTCTTCTATGGACGCCAGATGAGCTCGCGTTTTGGGGCGAATGGCATCACGGATGCCGTTCGCCGGCAGTATATCGCGCACATGACCAACCTCATTCTCGGCGGCATGCTCACAGACAAGGCTGACATGCCTGATAATATCAGTGACGGTCGGCTCGCTCGCGCGTGA